From Candoia aspera isolate rCanAsp1 chromosome 4, rCanAsp1.hap2, whole genome shotgun sequence, a single genomic window includes:
- the LOC134497285 gene encoding olfactory receptor 14A16-like: protein MDNQTRMPYFLLLGFSESQRLQLLHFFLFFVLYLAITTANLLIICAVAFDRHLHRPMYFFLMNLALQDLGSVSVIVPKSMVNSLIDTRHISYFGCVAQVFLLVSFLGSNVSLLTVMAYDRYVAICNPLHYEMVMNWKACTEIIILVWVTSLLYGMLHTIGTFSINFCSNVVNQFFCEIPQLLKLSCSGFNLVEVGVLVASVTAGLGCICFITVSYAMIFKAVQRISSEKGRQKALSTCIPHLLVVSMLTSTGCLAYLRPPSNTPSFIDFGLTVLYSLLPPLFNPIIYSMRNTNIKFVLSKLWKF, encoded by the coding sequence ATGGATAACCAGACCAGGATGCCTTACTTTCTGCTCCTGGGATTCTCAGAAAGTCAGCGACTGCAGCTGCtacatttcttcttgttctttgtaTTATACTTGGCAATTACAACAGCAAATCTTCTGATAATCTGTGCAGTAGCTTTTGACCGGCACCTGCACAgacccatgtacttcttcctaaTGAACTTGGCTCTGCAGGACCTGGGCTCTGTTTCTGTAATTGTTCCCAAATCCATGGTGAATTCCCTCATAGATACCAGACACATTTCTTACTTTGGTTGTGTTGCTCAAGTCTTTCTGCTTGTCTCCTTTCTGGGTTCTAATGTATCCCTCCTGACAGTCATGGCATACGATCGATATGTTGCCATATGCAATCCACTGCACTACGAGATGGTGATGAACTGGAAAGCCTGCACCGAAATAATCATTCTGGTTTGGGTCACCAGTCTTCTCTATGGAATGTTGCATACCATTGGCACTTTTTCTATCAATTTTTGTTCTAATGTTGTCAACCAATTCTTCTGTGAAATTCCACAGTTGCTAAAGCTATCCTGCTCTGGCTTCAATCTAGTTGAAGTTGGAGTTCTTGTGGCCAGTGTCACTGCAGGACTAGGTTGTATATGTTTTATTACTGTATCTTATGCCATGATATTTAAGGCAGTGCAGAGAATCTCTTCTgagaaaggaaggcagaaagCCTTATCAACTTGTATTCCCCACCTTTTAGTAGTGTCTATGCTTACATCAACAGGATGCCTTGCCTATCTGAGACCTCCTTCTAACACCCCATCTTTTATAGATTTTGGGTTGACTGTGCTGTATTCCCTTCTTCCACCCCTGTTCAATCCAATTATCTATAGCATGAGAAATACAAATATCAAATTTGTCCTTTCTAAACTGTGGAAATTCTGA